Within Quercus lobata isolate SW786 chromosome 5, ValleyOak3.0 Primary Assembly, whole genome shotgun sequence, the genomic segment CTCCAGCATATCTTAGCCCACAAGCATCAGGAAAGAACCTCCTAATTGGAGCTAACTTTGCTTCAGCTGCCTCTGGTTATGATGAAAAAGCTGCCCGCATTAGTGTAATGAATTTCATCTTATGCTAGACTTTTCTCAGTCTCAAATTAGTAAACTTGATTTGATTATAAGAATTGATTTCTTTATACAAATGAAATTTTGGTTTGTGGTAGCATGCAATCCCATTGTCTCAGCAGTTGAAATACTACAAGGAATACCAAACCAAGCTAGCAAAGGTGGCTGGTAGTAAGAAAGCAGCAACCATAATCAAGGAAgcaatatatattttgagtGCTGGTAATAGTGACTTTCTTCAGAATTATTATGTCAATCCTTTGGTCAACAAAGTCTACACTCCTGATCAGTATTCCAACCTCCTTGTTGGCGCATTCACAAGCTTTGTTAAGGTACATCATTGTGGTTGCTAAATTTCACGTTTCGCACTAAATTAATTAGACTGAAAATATGTGCCTCAAATGCCATGTTTAGTCGTTTAGTGTTGAATAAACAGTTGGCTGCACAGTTTTTTAATCTCATTGAACCGGATCTTTTAACAAAATTCAAGAGCCGAATAAACTCGGTTGAACCAACTAATTCAACAGAATCGGTCGCAGTTTGGACCaatgtttttgtttgaaaaaaatgtagaaattgCATGTATCAGTTTTTGAACTTTAGTACAAAGGGTACAATTAGCTGACATGCATGTTGgaaagctttttttattttttatttatctttgaaTAATTAGGGGATTTAAACTCTAGATGTCTCTATAGAAACACCAAGAACAGCTAGTTTACTCATAAGGCACTTAGCAAATTTAAAATGATTagatatattttgaaatttatataacacatactaataaataaataaattattattattgtgataactaATATATTCAGTCTctaagagaaaaaatatatgtatatatatatatatatatatttttaaatggtatgtgtgtgtatatatatatgttaactAAAATCATATAATTCATTGTGGACCCCTTTATGTACTTGACAtgattaaatatgaaatttcaaaattatttgtttgtttacctaattatggattttcttttactcaaaaaagaaaattacggTTATGCTCAAGgagtaattataattttaatgctTTATTGTTTTCTAACTTTCTTAcataagttgtgaaaaatgtgcCTGAAAATTATATAATTCCCCTGGATAATTACTTGGCTATGATTAAAAACAGGAATTGTATGGTCTGGGAGCCAGAAAACTTGGGGTGACTTCACTCCCTCCATTGGGTTGCCTTCCTCTTGCCATCACCTTATTTGGATTTCATGATAATGGGTGCGTCTCTAGGATCAACACTGATGCCCAAGCATTTAATAAGAAGATCAACTCAGCTGCAACAAGTCTCAAAAAGCAACTTCCTGGTCTTAAGATAGTTATCTTTGACATTTATAAGCCCCTCTATGATCTTATTCGATCTCCATCCAAATTTGGTAAGCaacatatatgttttttttaactGATTACCGATTAGGAAGCCTCTGTCTGAGGAATTAAAACTTGGGTTACTTTTAAGCGTTTTAATAGTAATCATCTTTccctatttttttcctttttgtaggTTTTGCTGAAGCAAGGAGAGGCTGCTGTGGTACAGGGATCGTAGAGACAACATCATTTTTGTGCAATCCAAAGTCAATAGGGACTTGTTCTAATGCAACTCAGTATGTGTTTTGGGACAGTGTCCATCCATCTCAGGCTGCTAATCAGGTCCTTGCTGATGCATTGATTTCCCAAGGCATCTCCCTCGTCTGATGGTGATACTGATatatgctttcttttttatattatgtaaGAAGACCAATACTGTGCTATTCTGCTACTTTCATGGAAAGGTTGCAACAGCTGTAATAGTAATCTTATAACTGAGGACATTTATTGTCTCTCATAGCACTCCATCCATAAATTATGCAGTTTATTTGTAATAGATTTTGCCTTCTTAGgcttatttctatccaaaaaaagacGTTTTACATGAATAATAGCAGAGTAgattaaggaaaataaaaggccAAAATAAAGTATAATACTTTGCTCACCAtgcaaacaaaaaggaaaatgtagTATTGTATTAGACAGAATATATTTGGctaagaaagagaggaaaaaagatGGAAACCATGCTTTGTTCATCATGCAAGCCATATGAGACTTCAATTTTCGGTTTCAATACCTCAATTTGTCTTCACAAAAAACTAAGcaaaaaagatggaaaagaaaaacGGCAGCAGGGTCAGAATAGGTTTGTATGTTCTATTTCAGATATATGACAATATTGACAAATCCGCTGCCGGTCCCTTGTCAGTAGAGCAAAAAACAAAACGCCTTCTGATGAGAACTTGAGAAGAGACTAGTGAACTTGTTAGATTTGTCCAAGGCCAGATTAGtatttcaagaaacaaaatGCCTTCTGTGATGATTCTATCATTTTCCTCCAAAACTTGAACAGCCTAGAGCATTTGGAGGGTTAAGCAGCTTGGTTATATCAGAACAGTTGTTCTCCAACAGCATTCCTGTTATCTGTGTAGCATTTTCAGGCATTAGAGAATCAATTCAATATCAAGCTCATCATGGTTAGTAGGTTTTGCCCCCAAAATATAATGTCCTTAGAGAATGACATAACTTCTAAGACCCTCTAAGATGAAAGAATATGAGTCACAGACCTGAAGATTCTCAGCAAGAACTTTTTCTAAGTTCCTCCTGGACTTCCCAGGTGATGTTCCTGCAGCGTGAGCTCTGCCTTTGGCACCTGCTGATCCAGTATAGGTACTTTCCCCAGGTCCACTTCGCTTGTTCCCCTTCTTTCTGAAGTCAAGCTTCTGACCTCCAGGAGTCCCATTGTTCTTCAGAAGCTGGCAGAAACGTTAGGGTAGGCATTTGTCATGGGaccataaaaatagaaaaacattaaaaattgaacaaaacaaaagagccTAACAGTTCAATTTAAAAACAAGACAACCATAGAATAAGCTAAGAAAAAGATCATAAGAGTGATATAATCAGATACATGTAAGCCTTTAAAGGATCCCAAGTATTTGttagagaaataataaatttatcgATGGTGTGTGTTATGTGATGTCATTTACTATCAATTGTGACAGATGGTAAGTAGAGATATACATTAtttgtttctgaagaaaaaaaaaaaaaaatgggaataCAGAAGATACATGCTGCTGGTAAACCTGATCCCTGGTGTTATCCCACTCTTTCGGCCCATTTGGAACCTGTAATTTCATCAGTCATGTAAGAATAACTTGAGAAATAGATAGAAATGCTCAACCCAAAATTCATGCtacagaataaagaaaaatcctTACAAAAATGGAGAAGCGGTCGTGATAAGTTTGTGTCACTAGAGGATATTGTTGACAATCTTGATACAGGATTGGTTGGGATAGGAGCTGGTTTGAAGAAGGGCAAGGAGGAAAGTGATAAAAGAAAGGGTGGACATTCCAGTTGCAATTATAGAAAGTTTCTGGTGAGAATTGAGCACAGTGAGTTTGCAATGTCCTTATGCGATCTTCTTTTCTCTGAGCGATAGCCACGTATAGAGTTTTTCCCTCCAAAGTGGttcctaccaaaaaaaaaaaaagaaaaaaacctcaATTAAGAAAGCTACTAATCAATTACCCCTAAGTGGAAGCAGAACTTTCATTAAACAGACTTTACCATTAAGCGTATGCAGAGCTTTCATAGCATCTTCAGGATTGGAGAAACGTACAAAGCCAAACCCTTTACTAATCCCATTATCAAGGCGCATCACTTTAACTGATGTTAATTGTCCACAGGTACTGAAATGTTCTTTCAACTTTTTATCATCTACTGATGTACTGAGGTTATTAACGAACAAGTTTGAAGCCTTCAACTGCTCATTGGTATGGTTGCACCTCTCCATGCATTCACGTTTTAGTAGTTCTTCCCTCTCAGTTTTCCTTTGAGCCCTTCCTACAAACAGATATTTTGATCCTGATTCACAAATTGATTTCACTTATCAATGAACTTTTCTTTGCATAATAATGCTCAAAACGAAAGGAAATAGAAATGAAGttcttcctatcaaaaaaagaaaagaaaaaaagaaatgaagaggTTCTATGTTTACCTATGAATGCACCATTCAGAGCCCCAACAGCATTTTTAGCATCTTCTGATGACTCAAAGTTGACGAAACCAAAACCTCTTGATTTACCCTGATTATCCTTCATGATGGCCACACTAGAAACCTTTCCAAACTTGGAGAACTGATCTCGAAGGAGCTCCTCTGTTGTATCTTCACTCAGATTTTTCACATACAGATTTGTGAAATTTAGTTCTTCTTGTGCTGccatcctctcacttttcttcATAAACTTTGACACATATCTAAAGAGAAATGAAGACAAAGGGGAAGAATTAATTGcaaaaacataattattattattacaagagACCAACAAACATAATAAATCCATGTATCCATCCAGAGGTCACATTGGAGATCAATTTTATGAAAACAGATACAAAATTAAGAATCACTTCACAGGAAAAATTTAAAAGGAGTGTTCATAATTTATATAGTATCATATTGGGGAACAAACTGTtgtcaatgaaaaaaaaaaggcacaaattaatataataaacatAGGAGGAAAAGATTTTAGGCAGAACAAGAAAGAGATAAGGAGGGCCAAGAATTCCCTGCTCTGATTAACTTTGGAGAGAACATGAAAAAATTTAtgcttttgtttggttttttgcTTACAACATGTGGGggtgggggatttgaacccaagTTCCCCCCAGGGAGATAAATGGACAATGTCATAGaattacaaggctcttggcacaACAAGAGCTAGTTGTTTTCAAACTTTGTCCTTCAGTTTTGTCCCTCTCCACTCAAGAACCAGATTGTAAATGAACACATTATGACAGAGACAATGCCATTTATCAAATGACAAACAGGATAAGCAAGAAAGTACTATCTCAAGGAAATCTGAGATTTCAGAAGACAAAAGGACTTATCAActtgcaaaagttaaaaaatataatcaagATAGCAAAAGAGAATAAAACAGGATAAATAACAGAGAGAGCAATATGCAACAGAATACTTACAATTTCTTCTCATCAATCACGGTATCATGGAGAGCATAAAGAGCACTCATAGCTGATTCCTCAGTATCAAACTGGACAAATCCAAACCCCTTGCTCTTTCCATTTTCTTCAGCCACTTTGCAAGAAAGTATGGTCCCAAATCTACTGAACAAAGAGTGCAACTGAAGGCTATTGATCGAAGGGGGTAGGTTTTTCACAAAGAGATTTCCATAACCAGTCTTTCTTGAAAGAGGGTCTCTTTGACACCACATTATTCTCATTGGAAATCCCTTCAGATAGGTGTGATTTAGACGCGCCAGAGCCATAGATGCTGATCAGAACAGAAGAACAAAAGTACATTGTGATATTTACTTGATGAATCAGAGGGAAAATTAATGGAAGAATCAAAGAATCTTGCTGCTACTAACAATAAATTAAACACTGGAATTACACAAACCAAGAGTCCCCCGCCCCCAACAAAAGATGGAAACCCAAACACTATTGCTTGCTtgccaagaaagtgaaagaaataaaagaataatagaAAATCGAAGGTCTAGTACAGAGTATGTATCATAATTTGTAATCCTTCCCCAAAAAAGGGAAATGCTCTGCTCAACCAAGACTTAACTACTAACTGTCCAAAGGTATTCTTGGttagtttatcatttttaagaaaacaaaagcaacaTAAATTGTAAGGTAACTAATTCCTTCAGCAAGCGGAGGTTAGTTACTAAAATATCAAGCCCAAGAAACCAAATGATGTGGTTGAAGAACACAAGTAGTTACATAATACATGGTAATGCAAGAATGAAAAGGCGAAAAGAAACATGAAGCAAACATAACTTGTTTCTCAAGAAAGACAGAGAAATACCAAAATGACCATTTGTAAACAACTTAAAGAGTTCTGCATGGTAGAAATTACAACCTAAAGAGAACATAATAAGCAAACCCCACTTGATAACCACAAaagctaaaaaaagaaaacgagCCCTAATTTACATGAAAACTCTAGAAATTACAACCCCATTTCACAAACAAAAAGTACGCAAGTCACAATCAACCAagaaaaccccccaaaaaaacccaaaagcttacatgcacacacacatatatacttatacACAAAGACAGAGATATAAAATTATACgtacagagagagagatacatACACGCGTACACAACGCAAGAAACACACAAAATGCATAAACatatacaaaaacacacacacagagacaaAGAAAAACAGAGTTAGAAAACCCAAGAAACCAGAAATACTCAAAAACCATTTGAGAAACAAGAAAACCAAGACAAACCCATTTCACCATTCACCAAGAAAACCCCAAAAACAAAGCAAGAAGCAGAAAAAGaaacatgcacacacacacacacacacacacacactacacacaaaaaaagaaacagagaaagaaacaGGGGTATATTTGTTTTATACCGTGGTAGTGATGGACGAAGTTGACGTAGGCGTAACGGAGGGACTTCTGGGACGAAATGTCACGGCAGAGACGAACGGAGGCAATGGGACCCACGGTGGAGAACAGCTTGACAAGGTCGGACTCTGTGACTTGTGGGTCCAAGTCACCCACGTATAAAGAAGCACACTGCGAATTCGCAAACCCGGGTGGTGGTTGTGAGTGCGGAAGTGGAAGTGGaagtggctgtggctgtggttgtggcGGAAGAGACACAGTCTTGGCCGCCATTTTCTTGGGAGCTAAGTCACAAGAGCTCAGAAACAGAggagagtcttttttttttttttttagagagagaaagttttagagagagagtgGTGTTTGTTACAACTGTAATGTGTGTAGTGGTACTATCTGCAGGAGTAGCAGggcttttttttggtttttgttgtggagaatgagagtgagagtgagagtgagagaaaggGAATGagagatttatatatgggtTTGTACGGACAGTGAGGTTTGATTGAGATGGGCATGGgctgtgtgattttttttttttgggtactcgCTCTGGGATTTTGACACGTGTACATTTTGTGATTTTGTCTGTGATTAAACTTGTCCTTCAGTGGGTGGGCTTATTCTACTTGTAGAGAGTACCTTTGTctgtggaaagaaagaaagaaaacttgGGAAAATGAAGCTATGAcggctttttgttttttttgttttttttaatagttattgTTTAGAGATAGATATCATTGATCTTTGATTATTGTTATAACAAAATTCTAAcacaaatctcttatttaataatataaattattctcttctgaatataaaaataaaagatgttaTTAGTTgagtaaattattatatttcttgTGGGTTATGttatttgtgttgttttgttaaCAACATTTTTAAGatacttttataataaaatttaagtgaTAAATTATTAGTGGCTACTACAgatgggtaaaaaagtaatttaaatagttaatttaaattaacataaataaCCACTAATCACCaagaatttgttataaaagtgctgtaaaaatattatgaacataatacttctcttctttttaatcAACTACTAATTTTTGGTCAATGATGATGGGTatgcaatatttttcacaacttattatcattaaagtaatattatttttatttggatgacactttttttatatatatacacaactCACAGACGGTCATACTCATATCACTGTGAATATTAAAGttataaaagtttttaaataattgaaaaatattactCCTGTGTTTTCCTAAAGTTATTGTTGCTGGggttttaaccaaaaaataaaattgttgttgGGGAACATATTGTATGGTACCAACAGCATCATCAGCTGATGAGGTCATACTTTCTTGGTTGTATTGCATTGCATTGCATGAGGTGTTGTGTTGTTCCTGCTGATCTTGCCGGCCATGGCCCATGAATACTGAAAAAGTGGGATTGAATTAAATTtcatcacctttttttttttttaaattacaaattgaatGATTGATTAGTAAATTTTGATCCTTATTAATATCGATCAAATATTTAAAGTGAGACACAATTTGTAAAACTTTAGCAATAATCTTTGACTGTAAGTGGAGGtaattgtaagttgtaacattaaaatatttttcaggcTTGTAAAAGATATAATATAAGCAACATAAAACAAAACTCTAAAACGTATTTCAGTGATCATTACTAATAGAGTTTAacgttaaaaataaaaacaagagtGCTCTTTGCTCACCCCGTCACCACTCAGTGAGTCAGTGACCTCTAGCATTGTTTTACCATTTTCACTTTAAAATTTTACCAGAAAAGTAATACTAAAGAAAATACTTTTCATAACAATTGAATCGATAAATTTTTACATGTTCTTATTTGTAGTCACTTAATTACCTACGAATAATAATTTGtcacaattttgaaatttttttttttttttggtcaacaccacttgtagttttttttttttttttccttttcgggttaagaaaaaaagttgCCTAGTTTAGGAAAAAGTAACCTGTGGTACTGTGGGACGAATTTGGTGAGCGCCAATTTATAGAAAAAGCTAAGGTGGTTTTAAAGTAAAGCCATTTTGGGTCAGAATATGAAGACGTGATGCAACACAACATAAATATGACCCACACCGAGAAAGTTCATTTGTTGCAAAGAGTAAACATTGGCTTTAATATCATCCCTGATGCATaataagaacaagaaaaatatatgctTTGTGGTGATACAATACAATAAACCAGTACCTCATAAACACATCATTTATTTCATATGCTTTCTTTATTCTGCAAAagtagtttctaacaaaaaattgTGGTTGCATTTTGGCAATTGGGTGAATAAGTCTATAGTAGAATTTCACCTACTGAGCCTACAAATGACTGTGTGGACCCAACCATCAATGAAGCCCATTACTGATGTAGCAAGATCGAGTTGGTATCTCTTACCCTCAGGCCCCAATAGCAGTGGAATTGATGTGGAAAGGGGAATAGAAATCCGGTACTTGGAAATTGTATGAACTATGAACTATGGTCTTGAAGTGAAGCTTAATTTTATGATAATTCAATAGTAACAATGGGGATGAAACTAATTAGATATGGATTTCACCACGTGTACTTACCACAGTAAAACCAAGAAAACCAAAGTTACTCATTGTCATTGTTCTTTTAATTTGTCAGACCAAATGGGTTTGTCTGTCTTTAGATAGAGAAATAACTTGGATAATGAACAAAATATGTCTTAAGATTGAAAGATAATATTAGCTTGACAATCTTGAAGCACCCTTGCTAGAAGAGAGGAGATCAATAGGAATCAAATACTAGCGAGTTTTGACAAAACTTCAATTAAATATTAAGCAATTGCTGACAAAATGTTGAAAAGAAGGACAAGAAGGAAAACGAAAAGATTAACCATTCATCTACGAATTTCAGCTACAAAAAGTAGAAAACTTCGTTTTCATACATAGAACTAAGCTTCTACATGAACACTTGTCAGTCATCAAACATGCATTCTCAAACGGAAAAATTAAGCTTCTGACTGGTTTCTAAGCAAAAGGATATGGTACCTTCCCATTGTGTAGTAAATTCCTTCACTATGTTTTATTGCCTATGTATAAACAGTTGAAAAAGTGTGGAAAAGGTGCAGCTACTATTGTCAAACGGTGATATTTTAGGTTAAGTATACAAATGGCAATCTGTTAACAGGAACTATAGGATGATGCTCTTCTATGAACACTGGGTTTTCCACCCTGAGGCAGAGAGTCCTTTAAAACTTCTGCATATTTCATCAACTCATACTTCTCGGTGTCATCTGAGTGATGATCAAGTGTGCTTTTTAGAGCCAAATCAGAACCCTCCCTACCCAAAACAAATCTCTTGTACGAATAAGAGGATCCCACATCACTATTTCTTTCGGCACCATCTATATCCTTGAAGTTTTCTTCTTTACTCTTGAATCTGTTGAGATCAAAAGAGAGTCTAGATGAACCCTGAAGACTTTTGAATTTATTCCTATGCCCCACAGTGTCAGCATACATTCCTGTTGAAATACCTGAACTTCTTGAGGAATCAGCATCTTCTAAAGATCCAGACTTTTCTGATGATAAATATCCATGAAGAAGTATTCTTCTAAGTTTGTGGAAATATTTTGGCTTGCTTGAGCTGTTGGTTTTGGTTGCAGATGAATTATCTacagaaaaatcatcaaactCTCCAGAGTCTGTAAGAGCAGAAGTTTGAGAAGTTGACCATTGGTCATAATCAAAATCTATAATGCTGATCCCTTTTTCTCCCATCCCTTCAGAATGTGCATATTCAAGTATTAACTGCTTGGCTTTCTCCTCAGATTTGGGGCTTAATGTTTTGCTCAGGTCCCTTGCCACTGATTTACCATCAGGAGGCTGAAAATTTCGAAGCTCATATCGTAAGCAAGCATTTATCCACTTCAGATAGACTAATTCCTCAGCATCAGAGCATCGATCTGTTTCAAGTTGCTCAATTTCCTTTTCAAGATCCTCATTTTTGCGTCTCAAGTGCTCACTCTCCACCCTAAGTGCTTCCGCCTGCAAGAATACACATATAGtgaaatgtaaaataataattataaataataatttaaaataaattaattaattaacccaaaaaaaaaaaagaggaagcaGAAGAGAAGAAGTAGAACAAGGGATTTACTAAAAATGAACTAATACCTCTGGATCTTCTAAAACAGAATTTGCAAGGACTTGCGTAGATTCCAACCTCCGACTCAATTCAGTATTTTCTTTCTGCAATCTCAAATTAGACTTTTTTAACTCTTCAACCTCAACCTCCAGATCCTTTAGCCTATGCAACTTTAATTGAATATTCGGATCACCTGGAGCATCCTTGTATTCATGGTCTTGCAACTTCAAAACTCTTTGTTGAAGGGCTAAGATCTGCTCCTTGTTCTGTTCAGCTTCAGACCTAAGTTTCTTCTTGAGCAGTTTAATCTTTGCTCTTGCAGCCTCAAGGTCAGCCACCACCTTCCCATGTTCAGCCAATTGTGCCTCTAGCCTCTGGTTATCCGCCTTTAAGGAATTAATCTTGAGAGTAAATAGCTTAGCCTCCATATTGTTTATCTTCAATCGATTTTGGAGCTCCATGCAAGCAGTTTCTTGCTCTTTAAGGCCATAATACTCAAGCAATTCGAGTTCAAgatttctctccctctcccgAAGCACTCTGACCATGTTCCTCAGGTGCCAGATCTCTTGCTCATATTCATCATTTTCAGTACTTCTAAAGGCTTTTGAAGCATCTATATTTGACCTGGGTGTTTCAACATCAGTCTTTGGAGAAAAGCCAGCCTTTGCAGCTGCAAAGTCAAGTTCATTCACAAGATCATTAAACTCTGGCAAGAGGAGCTCTTCTTTATCTCCACTACTTTTACTGCTGGGAGAGAATCCAGCTATGGAGTCAACACAGACCTTCGGTATGAATGTCTCATCCTAATGAATAGAGatcatattaaatt encodes:
- the LOC115992390 gene encoding protein CHUP1, chloroplastic-like, producing the protein MMMVKEQRDIKPLLLKFGVALAISFAGFLYSRLRTKRIKPSPPPPSPRSLDHGNEVNLKGGRAWPKDDLLGVKTTSISSNTVSVAAEYDETFIPKVCVDSIAGFSPSSKSSGDKEELLLPEFNDLVNELDFAAAKAGFSPKTDVETPRSNIDASKAFRSTENDEYEQEIWHLRNMVRVLRERERNLELELLEYYGLKEQETACMELQNRLKINNMEAKLFTLKINSLKADNQRLEAQLAEHGKVVADLEAARAKIKLLKKKLRSEAEQNKEQILALQQRVLKLQDHEYKDAPGDPNIQLKLHRLKDLEVEVEELKKSNLRLQKENTELSRRLESTQVLANSVLEDPEAEALRVESEHLRRKNEDLEKEIEQLETDRCSDAEELVYLKWINACLRYELRNFQPPDGKSVARDLSKTLSPKSEEKAKQLILEYAHSEGMGEKGISIIDFDYDQWSTSQTSALTDSGEFDDFSVDNSSATKTNSSSKPKYFHKLRRILLHGYLSSEKSGSLEDADSSRSSGISTGMYADTVGHRNKFKSLQGSSRLSFDLNRFKSKEENFKDIDGAERNSDVGSSYSYKRFVLGREGSDLALKSTLDHHSDDTEKYELMKYAEVLKDSLPQGGKPSVHRRASSYSSC
- the LOC115992255 gene encoding polyadenylate-binding protein 6-like isoform X1, with product MAAKTVSLPPQPQPQPLPLPLPHSQPPPGFANSQCASLYVGDLDPQVTESDLVKLFSTVGPIASVRLCRDISSQKSLRYAYVNFVHHYHASMALARLNHTYLKGFPMRIMWCQRDPLSRKTGYGNLFVKNLPPSINSLQLHSLFSRFGTILSCKVAEENGKSKGFGFVQFDTEESAMSALYALHDTVIDEKKLYVSKFMKKSERMAAQEELNFTNLYVKNLSEDTTEELLRDQFSKFGKVSSVAIMKDNQGKSRGFGFVNFESSEDAKNAVGALNGAFIGSKYLFVGRAQRKTEREELLKRECMERCNHTNEQLKASNLFVNNLSTSVDDKKLKEHFSTCGQLTSVKVMRLDNGISKGFGFVRFSNPEDAMKALHTLNGTTLEGKTLYVAIAQRKEDRIRTLQTHCAQFSPETFYNCNWNVHPFFYHFPPCPSSNQLLSQPILYQDCQQYPLVTQTYHDRFSIFVPNGPKEWDNTRDQVYQQHLLKNNGTPGGQKLDFRKKGNKRSGPGESTYTGSAGAKGRAHAAGTSPGKSRRNLEKVLAENLQITGMLLENNCSDITKLLNPPNALGCSSFGGK
- the LOC115992256 gene encoding GDSL esterase/lipase APG-like; this encodes MNTHFRSALLLLVSFALARFGDGQESSALVPAIITFGDSAVDVGNNDYLPTLFKANFPPYGRDFINHQPTGRFCNGKLATDITAETLGFKTYAPAYLSPQASGKNLLIGANFASAASGYDEKAARISHAIPLSQQLKYYKEYQTKLAKVAGSKKAATIIKEAIYILSAGNSDFLQNYYVNPLVNKVYTPDQYSNLLVGAFTSFVKELYGLGARKLGVTSLPPLGCLPLAITLFGFHDNGCVSRINTDAQAFNKKINSAATSLKKQLPGLKIVIFDIYKPLYDLIRSPSKFGFAEARRGCCGTGIVETTSFLCNPKSIGTCSNATQYVFWDSVHPSQAANQVLADALISQGISLV
- the LOC115992255 gene encoding polyadenylate-binding protein 6-like isoform X2, which encodes MAAKTVSLPPQPQPQPLPLPLPHSQPPPGFANSQCASLYVGDLDPQVTESDLVKLFSTVGPIASVRLCRDISSQKSLRYAYVNFVHHYHASMALARLNHTYLKGFPMRIMWCQRDPLSRKTGYGNLFVKNLPPSINSLQLHSLFSRFGTILSCKVAEENGKSKGFGFVQFDTEESAMSALYALHDTVIDEKKLYVSKFMKKSERMAAQEELNFTNLYVKNLSEDTTEELLRDQFSKFGKVSSVAIMKDNQGKSRGFGFVNFESSEDAKNAVGALNGAFIGSKYLFVGRAQRKTEREELLKRECMERCNHTNEQLKASNLFVNNLSTSVDDKKLKEHFSTCGQLTSVKVMRLDNGISKGFGFVRFSNPEDAMKALHTLNGTTLEGKTLYVAIAQRKEDRIRTLQTHCAQFSPETFYNCNWNVHPFFYHFPPCPSSNQLLSQPILYQDCQQYPLVTQTYHDRFSIFVPNGPKEWDNTRDQLLKNNGTPGGQKLDFRKKGNKRSGPGESTYTGSAGAKGRAHAAGTSPGKSRRNLEKVLAENLQITGMLLENNCSDITKLLNPPNALGCSSFGGK